The genomic interval AACAACAGCCCCTTCGCAGGGCCACTCCAGGCATCGAAGTCCATGTTTGCGTACCCTGTCGAGTTGATCAGCGACGCGATCTGAAACGCCGCGTATCGTGCAGACCGCTCGAGGTTGCCGCCAATCTGTCCAGTCTCAGGCGTCTCGAGAGCGGAGACAAACAGGACAACGGTCGTGATGATGGTCAGCACGGAGGTCGCTCCGAGATAGAGTCGGAACTCGTTGTCTCGCAAGAGCGTTCGCGCATCGCCGGAGATGACGTGCCACCAGAGAACGAAGTTGACGCCCGCGGCGAACATGAACGGAATCACGAGCCACTGCACTATCGGTGAGAACGCTTCCATGCTGCGTGCCTCCGGCGAGAACCCGCCTGTTGGAAGGGTTGTAAAGCCGTGCGCGATGGCGTTGTAGAGGTCCATATTCGGCGCGTAGCCAAGCAGATGGAGACCGTACAGCAACGCCATGTATATCACCGTCAGCGCGAGGTAGGCGATCCAGAGCACGCGAGCGGTTTCGGCGATATGCGGCGTGAGTTTCGAGACGCCCGGTCCCGGCGTTTCAGCTTCCATCAACTGCGCCCCACCGACGGCCATCTGCGAGAGAATCGCGACTGCGAGGACAATGATCCCCATGCCGCCGAGCCACTGGGTGAGCTGGCGCCACATCATAATCGACCGCGAGTGGGTGTCGAAGGAAATGTCATCCATCACAGTCGCGCCAGTCGTCGTAAAGCCGCTCATACTCTCGAAGAGCGCATTGATGGGATGAGCGATAGCCCCATTTCCCGCGAGGATATACGGCAGTGCGCCGAAAATGGCTGCAAACAGCCAGGTCAGCGCCACGACGAGAAACGCTTCTCGAGCACCCGGGTTCGGTTCCGAATCGAGTTGCCGAAGGAGGAGACCGAATCCGGCAGTGACGGCCATCGAACTGATGAACACCCACAGATCCGCTTCACCATAGATGAGCGCAACCAGAATCGGAACGACGAACGCGAGCGAGAGCAACGCCAGTAGCGTTCCGACGAGGCTCAGCCCGGCCCGCCAGTCGACGTGTAAGTGTCGTCGCACTCAGATCGCCTCAATGACGTCCTCGAGAACGGCTGCATCAACGAAGACGACAATGTGGTCGCCTGGCTGAACCACGGTTCCCCCACGAGGCGTGATGAGTTTCCCTCGTCGAGAAATCGCCCCGATGACGACGCCGTCCGGAAGGTCAGTCACGGCCTCAACAATCGGCGTTCCAGCAAGCACGCTCTCGTTGTGCACTTCGAACTCGATGACCTCTGCCCGGTCGTGCTCGAGCATGGCGACTTTCTCCGTGTGGTCGGCACGCGTAAACCGAACGATCTCTTCGGCAGTTTCCTCTCGTGGGTTGATCGCCACGTCGACGCCGACGGTTTCGAACAGTTCCGCATACTCGAGGTTCTCGATAACGGCGACGGTTCGACCGACACCGAGTCGGCGTGCGAGCAACGACACCAACAAATTCTTCTCGTCGCCGTCGAGTGCCGAAATGACCAGATCGGCCTCATCGATGTGCTCTCGAGCGAGAAACTCGACATCGGTCGCGTCACTCTCGAGTACCATCGTATTCGGGAGTTTCTCTGCGACCGTTCTGGCACGGTCGGAGTCTTGCTCGATGAGCCGTGGCTGGTACCCGTGTTCTTCGAACTCGCGGGCCGCCTGAAAGCCGATTTCGCTGGCACCGACGATGACGATCTCGTTTCCGTTGTCTGCCGTCGCCGGGACGATATCTCTGGCAAACTCGGTCACGGCACTCGCACTTCCGATGACAACGACGCGATCTCCCGGTTGGAGGACGGTATCGCCAGTCGCGACGATCATCTCCTCCCCGCGGAAGACGCCGGCGAATGTCAACGAGTCGTACTGGTCGGCTTCGTGGACTGTCGACCCTGCAACCGGGCTCTCGGCGTCGATTTCGAACTCCGCCATTCGGACGAGTCCGCCGACAAACGTATCGACATCCTGTGTTGCCGGCAAGTCCGTAATCCGTGTAATCGCTCGAGCGGTCAGCAGATCCGTACAGACCATGAAGTCGACACCGAACGCCCCCTGTGAACCTTCCCAGGTCTCGAGCAGCGTTCGTTGCCTGACGCGAGCGATCGTAAACGCGTCGCTGATCGTTTTTGCGGTTCCACAGACGACGACGTTTGCCTCGTCGTGGTCCGTACAGGCGATAACGAGGTCCGCACGGTCGACGCCTGCCTCCTCGAGTGTTTCGCGTTCGGTTCCATCGCCCTGAAGGGCAAGGACGTCGAGCGAGTAGGTGAGGTCCTCGACGAGAGTCGAGTCGCGGTCAATGACGACGACATCGTGGGCCTCCTCGAGGTTATGTGCAATTGCGCGCCCGACTTCGCCTGCCCCGACGATGACTACACGCATCGTTTGTTCTTCACGGGTTGCCACCTTGTAAGTCTACAATATTTGTCCATCAACTTACCCCTCTAAACGCGCGACGACGGCCTGTCGGAGCGTCCGCGGCGAACGGTGTTCGCCACGAGCCATCAACACTGTCCCGTCGCTCGCATCAACGATTCGTTCTGGAATCGTTCCGTACAGCGCCTGTGCAACGGGGCTGGTCCCCGTCGCCCCGACACAGACCGTATCGTAGGATGCAGCCTCGCTAATCAGTCGCTCGCGGACATCTTCACCATCGCCAGCGATGATTACGCGCGGCTCGTAGTCTCCAGCCTCAAGTCCCGCGTTGTCTGCGACGGCCTCAATTGCTTGCTCGCCGATAGCCGCTGGATCGATCCCGTCGTCGTCCGGCGGGGCCTGAACGTTCAACAGCGTAAGCGTACTCTCGGGGAACGCCCGAGACAGTTCTCGAGCGCGTCGTGCAGAGAGTGGCGCGTTCGGTCCGCTGCCGGCGAGCGTGACGATGTCCCCCGGCGATTCCGTTGGTTGTTTGACCAACGTCACGTCGCAGGGAGCCCGCTCGAGCAGCGGATCAATCGTCGACCCAAAGAGCACGTCGCGACGGCGACGTTCGCCGGCCCACCCGAGCAACGCGTGATCGGCATCCTCCTCTTCGAGAACGGACAGCAGCGTGTCGCCGGCGTCCCGACCGACGATAGCGCGAGTCCGCACACCGACATCAAGATCCGTGGCCACGTCGCGGGCGTTCTCCAACAACGTCTGCTGATTGTCGACGCGTTCCTCCTCGAGTTCGATCTGGGCAGGTGAGGTCTGGGGCGGCACCTCGAGGACGTTGACGGCGACGATTTCGCCGGGTCGATTCTGGCTCGCAGCGCTCGCCGCGGCGTACCTGATCAGCGTTCGTTCGGTTTCGGGATTCGAAACGGGAACGACGACACGGTAGACGTTGTTCTCGGGGATGTCGGATTCAATGGGCGCAACGGCCTCGCCGATGAGCGTCGTTGAGATAGCTCTGTCCTTCGCGTAGAACTGGTACCAGCCCGCGCCGACGAGAACGACGCCGGCGCCGATTACCTGGACCGTCAGCGTCATCTGGGTCATGACCGCCAGGCAGGCGATAAAGCCGAGGATCGGCACGATTGGGTAGAGGACAGACGGGATCCGAAAGTCGGGTTCGTACTCGTCGGGATCCGCACGCCGTAGAACGACAACGGCGACATGGACGAGTGCGTACGTAATGAGGAACATGAAACTCGCCACATCAGCGAGCGTGTCGATCGGCAGCGGACTCGCGATGAGCACGAGGATGACGACGCCTGTCGTGAGGATCGCCCGATACGGCGTCCGATACCGCTCGTGGATCTGATTGAGCCAGTTCGCCAGGATCTTGTCCCGACCCATCGCGAAGTTGACCCGGGCCGCCGAGAGGATGGACGCGTTCGCTGACGAGATTGTCGCCAGAATCGCGCCGGTGATCATAACGACCGAGCCGACGGTAGCGAACTCGACAGTGTAGTTGGCGACCGTCAGCGATCCAAACGCGCTCGCTGCCGTCGCGGCGACGTCGGCAACCGGGACGTCCGAGGCGGCCAGCTCTGGTACTGGAAGGGTTCCAGTACTTACGAGCATGACGAGCACGTAGAGGATCGTCGGCGTAACGACCGCGGCGATCATCGACAGCGGGAGGTTGCGACCGGGATTTTTGATCTCCTCGGCGCTGGTCGCGATCACTTCGAAGCCGATGAACGTGACGAAGACGGTGCCGGCAGTCGCAGCAACGACGGGCCATCCTTCACCCTCGCGGACGAACGGATCGAGCAGACTGGTGTCGATGTTCAGAAGCCCGATGAGGATGAACGCGAGAATGAGCCCGACGAGGACGATCACGATAACGTTCTGGAGCGATCCCGTCTCCTTGACTCCGCGGTAGTTGATGGCGACAAGCAGCGACGCCATCACCAGTCCAGCGAGCACGACCGCGAGCGCGTCCGAAGGCTGGTC from Natronolimnobius sp. AArcel1 carries:
- a CDS encoding TrkH family potassium uptake protein: MRRHLHVDWRAGLSLVGTLLALLSLAFVVPILVALIYGEADLWVFISSMAVTAGFGLLLRQLDSEPNPGAREAFLVVALTWLFAAIFGALPYILAGNGAIAHPINALFESMSGFTTTGATVMDDISFDTHSRSIMMWRQLTQWLGGMGIIVLAVAILSQMAVGGAQLMEAETPGPGVSKLTPHIAETARVLWIAYLALTVIYMALLYGLHLLGYAPNMDLYNAIAHGFTTLPTGGFSPEARSMEAFSPIVQWLVIPFMFAAGVNFVLWWHVISGDARTLLRDNEFRLYLGATSVLTIITTVVLFVSALETPETGQIGGNLERSARYAAFQIASLINSTGYANMDFDAWSGPAKGLLLFAMFIGGSAGSTGGGIKILRWLVILKSLRREMFTSIHPEAVRPVRMNGHVLDEDAIRGIYAFTLLYFVIFFVGVGLFAADAARVGLDLELLDVISASIATLGNIGPGLGEVTGPMGGYGEFPVTSKLLMIGLMWIGRLELFPVLVLLTKAYWTD
- the trkA gene encoding Trk system potassium transporter TrkA, which gives rise to MRVVIVGAGEVGRAIAHNLEEAHDVVVIDRDSTLVEDLTYSLDVLALQGDGTERETLEEAGVDRADLVIACTDHDEANVVVCGTAKTISDAFTIARVRQRTLLETWEGSQGAFGVDFMVCTDLLTARAITRITDLPATQDVDTFVGGLVRMAEFEIDAESPVAGSTVHEADQYDSLTFAGVFRGEEMIVATGDTVLQPGDRVVVIGSASAVTEFARDIVPATADNGNEIVIVGASEIGFQAAREFEEHGYQPRLIEQDSDRARTVAEKLPNTMVLESDATDVEFLAREHIDEADLVISALDGDEKNLLVSLLARRLGVGRTVAVIENLEYAELFETVGVDVAINPREETAEEIVRFTRADHTEKVAMLEHDRAEVIEFEVHNESVLAGTPIVEAVTDLPDGVVIGAISRRGKLITPRGGTVVQPGDHIVVFVDAAVLEDVIEAI
- a CDS encoding amino acid permease, which gives rise to MSDQELARDLGFLEAYTLGLGTMIGAGIFVLPGIVAESAGPASMVSFMIGGVVALLAALSLSELATGMPRAGGSYYYINHALGSFFGTIVGWGMWAGLMFATAFYMLGFGQYLLDQPSDALAVVLAGLVMASLLVAINYRGVKETGSLQNVIVIVLVGLILAFILIGLLNIDTSLLDPFVREGEGWPVVAATAGTVFVTFIGFEVIATSAEEIKNPGRNLPLSMIAAVVTPTILYVLVMLVSTGTLPVPELAASDVPVADVAATAASAFGSLTVANYTVEFATVGSVVMITGAILATISSANASILSAARVNFAMGRDKILANWLNQIHERYRTPYRAILTTGVVILVLIASPLPIDTLADVASFMFLITYALVHVAVVVLRRADPDEYEPDFRIPSVLYPIVPILGFIACLAVMTQMTLTVQVIGAGVVLVGAGWYQFYAKDRAISTTLIGEAVAPIESDIPENNVYRVVVPVSNPETERTLIRYAAASAASQNRPGEIVAVNVLEVPPQTSPAQIELEEERVDNQQTLLENARDVATDLDVGVRTRAIVGRDAGDTLLSVLEEEDADHALLGWAGERRRRDVLFGSTIDPLLERAPCDVTLVKQPTESPGDIVTLAGSGPNAPLSARRARELSRAFPESTLTLLNVQAPPDDDGIDPAAIGEQAIEAVADNAGLEAGDYEPRVIIAGDGEDVRERLISEAASYDTVCVGATGTSPVAQALYGTIPERIVDASDGTVLMARGEHRSPRTLRQAVVARLEG